The following proteins come from a genomic window of Anas platyrhynchos isolate ZD024472 breed Pekin duck chromosome 12, IASCAAS_PekinDuck_T2T, whole genome shotgun sequence:
- the TMEM170A gene encoding transmembrane protein 170A isoform X1 → MEGGEASGGLLQQILSLRLVPRSGNGTAAYSNPLAAFSEMWYGVFLWALVSSLSFHVPAALLALFTLRRHKYGRFMSLGLLLMGIVGPITAGILTSTAPAALGKKHPGAAIAGVYRAAGKNMIPFEALILGVGQTFCVVVVSFLRILATL, encoded by the exons ATGGAGGGCGGCGAGGCGAGCggcgggctgctgcagcagatcCTCAGCCTGCGCTTGGTGCCGCGCTCCGGTAACGGCACCGCCGCCTACTCCAACCCGCTGGCGGCCTTCTCAG AGATGTGGTACGGGGTGTTCCTCTGGGCGCTCGTCTCCTCGCTCTCCTTCCACGTCCCCGCCGCCCTGCTCGCCCTCTTCACGCTGCGGCGCCACAAGTACGGCCGCTTCATGTCGCTGGGCCTGCTGCTGATGGGCATCGTGGGACCCATCACCGCCGGCATCCTCACCAGTACGGCACCGGCCGCTTTGGGCAAAAAACACCCAG GTGCTGCCATCGCAGGAGTTTACAGAGCCGCAGGGAAAAACATGATTCCCTTCGAAGCCCTCATTTTAGGCGTGGGTCAGACGTTCTGTGTGGTGGTGGTTTCGTTCCTACGGATTTTAGCCACTCTCTAG
- the TMEM170A gene encoding transmembrane protein 170A isoform X2, with protein MEGGEASGGLLQQILSLRLVPRSGNGTAAYSNPLAAFSEMWYGVFLWALVSSLSFHVPAALLALFTLRRHKYGRFMSLGLLLMGIVGPITAGILTSAAIAGVYRAAGKNMIPFEALILGVGQTFCVVVVSFLRILATL; from the exons ATGGAGGGCGGCGAGGCGAGCggcgggctgctgcagcagatcCTCAGCCTGCGCTTGGTGCCGCGCTCCGGTAACGGCACCGCCGCCTACTCCAACCCGCTGGCGGCCTTCTCAG AGATGTGGTACGGGGTGTTCCTCTGGGCGCTCGTCTCCTCGCTCTCCTTCCACGTCCCCGCCGCCCTGCTCGCCCTCTTCACGCTGCGGCGCCACAAGTACGGCCGCTTCATGTCGCTGGGCCTGCTGCTGATGGGCATCGTGGGACCCATCACCGCCGGCATCCTCACCA GTGCTGCCATCGCAGGAGTTTACAGAGCCGCAGGGAAAAACATGATTCCCTTCGAAGCCCTCATTTTAGGCGTGGGTCAGACGTTCTGTGTGGTGGTGGTTTCGTTCCTACGGATTTTAGCCACTCTCTAG